In the Nitratiruptor sp. YY09-18 genome, AAAGGATATTGAGAATTATTGAAGCTATGAGGAGACGTTTACTGCGGATCATGAGTGCTACTACGAGAATAGTTGCAGCTATATAGGTAGGAGCAGCCCAGTTGGCAAGAGCTTTTGAGAGAAACGCTTGCAGTGAAATTACAGCAAGAAACGGCAAAGAAAATGCAAAAAGCAGCCTATACTTTAACTCTTTTATATAGCGCAATGCGTAGAGAAATGCAGCAAAAAAGATAGGTCCAAAGACCAAAAATTGAGAAGCGAGAAACTCTATGAGTTTATTAGGGTGAAAATGGCTCTTGTGTTCGATACCGCTGAGGTTGCGAGTATGGATAAATGTGATAAATTCATGGTGTGCGTTCCACCATAGATTTGGTAAGTAGATGAGAGTTGCTAGGATCATTGTGATGTAGAGTTTAGGGTTTTTAAGATGATAGGAGAAGCGCTTATCCCATACAAGATACAAAAAGACGCTCACAATAAAGATTATCATAGTGTATTTACTTAGCAGCCCACATCCAGCGCTCACTGCAGCAATCAACCAATAGAGCCAGCTATCAGTCCGTATAGCTTTGATAAAAGCATACAGCGTCAAGGCCCAGAAAAAGAGAAAAACCACATCAGTAGAGATTATCATAGAGCTCATAGAAACAGCAGGGAGAGTGATATACGCTACTCCACTCCAAAATCCTATACGCTCATCAAAAAGCTCTTTGGCGATAAAAAAGATAAGTATTGCAGTGAGCGGATGGAAAATGAGTGCTGGAAGCTTGATACAAAAAGCTGTGTCGCCGCATAGATGGGTAAAGAGTGCTATGACCCATGCGATCATAGGAGGCTTTGAATAATAGCCAAATGCAAGTTCTTTGCTCCATCCCCAGTAGTATGCTTCATCTACATAGAGGTCTATCTGTGCGTTAAGTAGCACAAAAATTCTATAAAGTTGTATTATAATTATGAAAAGAAGCAGTGAAGAGAAGTTTTCACGCATCGACAGACCTTGCGAGTTTTTGCAATTCTACTCAAAAAGGGTTAAAAAGGGGATTAAATGGTACGAGAAGCAGCAGTTGCGGGGATGTTTTATCCATCTGAGTGTGGGCAAATTGAGACAATGATAGCACAATTTAATTCTATATTAAATAAGGCTCTCAAAGATTCTGATGCATTACAAATTATGCCAAGAGCAATCATCTCGCCACATGCAGGATATGTCTATAGCGGTTTTACAGCAAATATAGCACACAGAGTCCTCGGTAATGCCAAGCCAGAACGCATTGTGGTTATTGGGCCTAGCCACAGAATCTACTTGCAAGGTATGAGCGGAAGTTTTTATGATAGATTCCAAACGCCTTGCGGGGATTTGGAGATTGACAAAGTATATCTTGAGCATTTAGCTTCACGCTTTGATATCGCTTTCGTTCCACAAGCCCATCAAGAGCACTCCACAGAGACTCAGATGCCTTTTATCAAACACTATAATCCTCAAGCAGAAGTCGTAGAGATCGTCTATGGAGACCAAGACCCTGTATATCTAGCAAAAATGTGTGAAGCAATCCTTGCAGATCCGAGCAATGCGATAGTTATTAGCACAGATCTGAGCCATTACTATCCACTCAAGACTGCAGAGCAGCTTGATATGCATTGTCTTAAAGGTGTGCATGATCTGGATATACAAGAACTTCACAATGGATGTGAAGCGTGTGGAAAAATTGGAGTAGAAGCTATTGTAATAGCTGCAAAGGAACTTGGACTTAAACCTCGTATTCTTGATTATCGTACAAGTGCAGATGCAAGTGGAGATGAATCACAAGTAGTAGGATATATGAGTGCAGCATTTATCTAGTAGATAATGCGACATAGATAGAGTCCATTTGGTGGAGCAAGCGTAGTGCTAGATCGCTCCTTTGCCTCGATTTGAGCTTGTAACTGGGAGAGTGTCATTCTCTTTTGTCCCATCTTTAAAAGTGCATCGACAATGAGGCGAATCTGCCCTCGCAAAAATCCATCTCCTTCAAAGTAGAGCACATCAAAATCTCTGTATTCGTAGCGTTTGGCTTTGAAAAGAGTACGCACACTGCTCTTCGTATCGCTTCCTGTTTTCATAAAGTAGACAAAATCGTGGCGGCCAATAAAAAGCTTTAAAGCTTCATCTACGAGATTTTTGTCGTAATTGGCGTGAAATGCATATGCAGCCATAAAAGGTGAGAGAGGTTTACGTGAGATGAGATAGCGATAAGCCCTACGTTTTGCGCTATAGCGTGCGTGAAAATTCTCGCTAACTCTCTCTATATTCCTGAGCCTCACATAGGGAGCCAAATTTTTATCAAAAGCAGTAGCAAACTTTTGCAGATCTTGCCAATATGGAGGTAGATCAAAGTGGATGACCTGCGCTGTAGCGTGAACTCCACTATCGGTGCGGCCACTTCCTACCACCTTACTCTCAACTCCTAGATTATGCAAAGCTTTAGTAATTGTATACATCACTGTGTTTTTGGTATGATTTTGGATCTGAAATCCATTGAATCTACTTCCATCATATGCAAGAACTGCCTTGATACGCATCAGTACCTCTTCGCAATGACTTTATTAAAAAGCAAAAAGGAGCCAAGAAGCCAGAGTGGAAAGAAGATGAGAGCTAGGATAGTAAACTTTTTGGCGAGCACAAAACTCAAGCTAAAGTATAAAAGCAGAGCAAAAAGAGCATAAAAAAAGCTCCCTTTTACTTCAAATCTTGGATTGTAAATACCCAAAATCGCAGCTATGTAAATTGCAGCTAGAGGAAAGAGAGAGATGAGCAAAAAGAGTGTCAAATCAAAGGCTCTTTGATGATTTTTTGCAGCAATAGCCCAGTAAGAAAATGGATCAGCATAGATGAGATATCTCTTTTTGGAGTTATCATAGATAGTCATTGTATCAAAAGTGATCTGTTTGAGTTTGTTATTATCTAGAGTATATGTATTACCATCAAAAAGCTCAAGTGCGAAACTATCACTCGAATGAACAATTTTTGCCGATTTTGCAACAATAAAGTGTTCCTCTTTGTCTGTTTTGTGATAGAGCGAAACATCTTTGTAGCTATTTTTCTTTTTTGCTCCGACATAGATGTACCAGTCGCCAAATTTATGACCGAGCTCACTCGGTTTGAGATTGAGCTGTGCACGTGCTTCTTTGAGGTAGATAAATCCCTTATACATCTGCTTTGCCTGCGGAATAATGAGCAGTGAAATAGTTGCAAGGAGCACTGATGTCCAAAAAGCGACTTTAAGTAGTGTATTCGTGATTGTATGGGGTGAGATTGCGACTGAAAAGAGTGCAATACTCTCATACTCAAACGAGAGCTTTTTGAGCATCGCAACAGCTGCAGCAAAAAAGACAACGGGAATACTAAAAAAAAGAATTTGGGGCAAGATATAGATATAGAGCCGTACAAGATCGAAAATATCGAGTTTGATAATAGATGTATAAGAGACGATCTTGATAAAAAATATCAAAGAGGCTATACCAAAAAGGGGTGTGAAAAAGGACCAGAAAGAGTCGGTAAAGTGGTTGTAGAGATATTTAGAGAGTAAGCGCATCGAGGTAGGCTCCTAGAGAGTCAGCAAAAATATAGGTAAGAAAAGTTCCAAGAGTCAAAAATGGAATAAATGGAAGGGCGTAGTCTTTATAGCGATAGCGATAGTAGAGTGAAACTGGCAAGGCAATCAGAGCAGCAAGAAAGAGTGCTACAAAAATGAGCTTGATCCCAAGAAGAGCACCCATTGTAAAACCTACAATAATATCACCTTCTCCCATAGCCTCAATCATCAAAAATTTTGGATAGTAGACTCCAATCCAAGGTCGCTCTTTTTTGAATTTTTCTAAGAGCACCATCTCTTTTTTTGTCACATAGTAACTAACAAAAAAGCGCAACATACTCATCGCACCAGCTACCAAGAGTGCATTTTTGAGATTGGTAAGAGTATCAGGTGAACTAAAGATAGCTAGAAGTGCTGCTAAGAGATTGATGCTATCAGGAACTGCTTTGAAGCGTAGATCGATGATACTCAGAGCTAAAAGGAGTGAAAAAGTGATCGCTATATCTGCAGCATAGAGCGAAGCTCCCTCTTTGAAAAAGACGATAGCAAAAATAAATGCTGTTGCTAGCTCTATGAAAGGATACTGAATAGATATAGAACTTTTACAATATGTGCATTTGCCTCCAAGGAGAATCCAAGAGAGTACTGGGATATTGTGCCACCACTTGAGCCTGTTTTTGCATTTTGGACAGTGACTTGCTGGAAAAGCTATACTCATTCCCTGAGGTATGCGTAAAATGACAACATTCAAAAATGAGCCAAAAATAAGTCCAAAGAGAGTTGCAAATATTACAGTGAAAAAATTTTCATATTCCACCGAAACGCCTTTGACGTCTTTTGAACTGGTCGATAAGATTTTCTAGTTCCTTAGCGGTAAAATCTGGCCAATAGGTATCAGTAAAAAAGAGTTCTGCATAAGCAATGCGCCAAAGCAAAAAGTTAGAGATGCGTTTCTCTCCGCCTGTACGAATAAGCATATCTACATCACCAAGTTTTGCATCAAAAAACTCCTCAAAATTCTCTTCACTTACTTCTTTGCCACTTGCACAAGCTTTTTTGCATGCACGAATTATCTCATCTCGCCCACCATAGTTGAGTGCCAAAACTTGTGTAAGTTTGGTGTTGTTTTTTGTTTGCTCTTTTGTGTAAGTGATGCGCTCTTGCAGTTTGGGAGAAAATTTACTTATATCACCTATGACTTCGAAGCGGACATTTTCCCTTTGGTATGTTGGAAGCTCTTTTTGCAGCCAGTTATCTAAGAGCTTCATCAAAAACTCCACTTCCATTTTTGGGCGTTTCCAATTTTCTGTACTAAAAGCATAGAGAGTGAGTATCTCTATTTCTGGATGGTTAGCGCAGTATGTGGTGATTTCTCGCACTACCTCTGCGCCTTTCTCGTGCCCTTTTATACGTTTTAAACCTTTTTGCTGCGCCCAGCGTCCGTTTCCATCCATGATGATTGCTATATGGCGCGCTCTATTCATCGAGATCCTTTACGATTTCAGCAATATCAAGGCCAAGTTCAAGTTTGTCTTTGAGAGGACTTTTGATTATTTTCTCTTTAGTAATATAGACTATCTGATTTTTATCACTACCAAATTTTGTAACACCTTTGACAAGATTGAGACAGACCGCATCGATGTTTTTAGCTTGAAGCATTTTTTGAGCACTCTCTAAAGCACTCTCTTCATCCATTTCTGCTTTAAAGCCAATTGTTTTGATTCCTTCTTTGTCAATTGAAGAGAGAATATCGATATTCTTTACTAATTCTAAACACCATTCTTCTCCAATCTGCTCTTTTTTGAGTTTGCCCCTTTGAGGATATTTCGGTTTATAGTCGCTCACTGCTGCAGCCATGAAAAGGTAGGGGGTTTTTTGAATGAGTTCGGGCTGGGTGAGATCATTGATGAGATCTGGCTTTTTGACGATGCCTCGCTTTGCTACTTTTAGACGCTCTTGCAAAAACTCATACATCTCTTCGGCGCTTTCAACTTCATAAAGCTCTACACCTTGAGGAAGATTTTGACAAGGCTTCGTAGTGATAAGCTCTACTTGAGCTCCTTTGAGATACAGAGCAGTTGCGAGAGCACATGCTTGCTTACCACTTGAAAAGTTGGAGATAAAACGTACATCATCGATGCGCTCAATCGTACCACCACCTGTGATAATTGCGTAGCGATCTTGCCAGAAACTATCTGTTAGGAGTTCTTTTGCAGTTGCAAAGAAAATATCTTCAACAGGAGCCAATGCGCCAAGTCCCATTGTACCGCAGGCAAGCTCTTTGGTTACGGGCTCTACGATTTTATATCCGTTGAGGCGCAAGAGCTTAAAGCTAGCTTCAGTAAAGCGGTTTTTATACATATTGGTATTCATAGCGGGAGCCAAAATTTTTGTTTTATCAAATGCAAGTGCAGTTTGTGTCAGGAGATTGTCTGCAATACCGTTAGAGAGTTTATTGATAGTATTTGCAGTAGCTGGAGCTATGACGAAAATATCATAATCTTGTGTTACATGGATATGGTTATTGCGGTTTGTCCAATCTTCGCTCTCTTCACACAGTACTTTCTGGCTTCCAGCCGCTTCAAATGTAAGAGGAGAGATGAATTTTTTAGCACTTGGAGTCATCACTACCTTCACTTCTGCTCCGGCTTTAACAAAGAGGCGCAAAAGCTCAACAGCTTTATATATCGATATAGAGCCTGTGACTCCAAGGAGGATCTTTTTATTACTGAGCATCTTTTTTCCCAAAAAATTTGTAGTAGAAATCTTTAACGATTTTTAGTGGTGTACGGCTGATGGCGAGGCTTCCTCTTGGCACATCTTTTGTCACAGTAGTACCAGCAGCAATAATGACATCATCCTCTATCACTACAGGAGCAACAAGCTGCGTGTCACTGCCTACAAAAACATTCTTGCCAATTTTGGTTTTATATTTTGCTTTACCATCATAGTTGCACGTAATTGTTCCAGCTCCTATATTGGTGCCTTCATCTATCTCGCTGTCACCAAGATAGCTCAAGTGCCCAGCTTTGACACCTTTGAGGTGGCTTTTTTTGACTTCGACAAAGTTGCCAATATGGGTATCTTTAATAACGCTTCCAGGGCGAATACGCGCTAGAGGTCCAATTGTACTATATGAGATTTGGCTCTCTTCAATAACTGAGTGTGCTTTGATGTGTGACTCTTTGATATGAGTTTTTCCACGTAACACGCAGCCGTTTTCCACTTCACACTCACCTTCAAATGCTACATCAATCTCTACAAAAGTTGTTTGTGGCAAGCGAAAAATGACTCCCTCTTGCATCCAGCGCTTTTTGATGCGATCTTGCATAATCTCTTCGGCATGAGCCAAGTCTACTTTGGAGTTAACTCCTTTGAAATTCTCTTCACTCACAAAGAGAGGCTCAATTGTAAGGCCATCAGCTCTTGCCAGAGCTATGATATCTGTGAGGTAGTACTCTTTTTGTGCATTATCATTGGAGAGTTTTGGGAGGTATTTTTCTAAGATTTCTTTTTTAAAAAGATAGACACCTGCATTAACAGTGCATATAACAAGCTCCTCTTCGTTTGCATCCTTTTGCTCAATGATCTCTTGGACGCTTCCATCGCAGATTTTAACTCTTCCATAACCGCTTGGATCTTCAAGCTCAATTACGCTCATGACAATATCAGCACTGCTTCGAGTGAATTTTTCCAATTCACTTGCTTGTACAAGAGGCATATCACCATTGAGCACGAGGACTTTGTCACCATTAAAACTTATACCTCGCAATGCCCCGCCAGTTCCTGGATAGTTTGCATGATCTTGCAAAACAAAATGGAGATTTTCGAACTCTTTTTCTAGATACTCTTGAATAATATCTGCTTTGTGATATAAAACAACAGTGATATCATTACTTATCTTTTTGGCTTCTTTGATAATATGCCATATCATTGGGCGGCCACTAATTTTATGTAAAACTTTAGGAAGATTACTCTTCATTCTCGTACCTTGCCCAGCGGCCAGGATAACGATACTAAGTGACATAAAAACCCTTTAAGATATAATTTTGCTAATATTATCGCAAAAAGGCTAATAAATCGATGAAATGTGAATATTTTGGAAAGTGTGGAAGCTGTAAAATCTATCCAGATTATGAAGAGCAGTTACTACTCAAAAGAGAGCAGTTTATCAAGCTTTTTGGCATAGAGCCAAGAGTTTTTGCTTCGCCTCCTGAGCATTTTCGCGCACGTGCTGAATTTCGCATTGTTGATGGTAGCTATGCAATGCATAGAGTAGATAGTGATGGACTTATAGAAATTAAAGAGTGCCCGATAGTGTTAAAACCGATCTTTACACTCATGCCACAACTACTTATATCTCTTAAGCAAAATCATAGCCTTATGCATAAACTCTATCGTGTCGATTTTTTGAGTGGATTAAGCGGTGAAATATTAGTAACACTTGTCTATCATAGACCAATTGATGAGGATTGGGAAGAAGAAGCAAAAAAAATAGCACAAAAGTTTCAAATAAATATTGTAGGACGAAGCAGGGGAGTTAAACGTATTATTGGCAAAGAGTATATAACTGAAGAGTTGCGCATTAATAACAAAAAATATCTCTATCACCATTATGAAGGAAGTTTCACACAACCTAATCCTTATATGAATCAACAGATGATTGCATGGGTTTTAGAAATGGCTGGAAATAAAAAAAGAGATCTCTTAGAGCTCTATTGTGGGGCAGGTAATTTTACAATACCACTTGCTAGCAAGTTTCGCAAAATTTTGGCTACAGAAGTGAGTAAAACGAGTATCAAGGCAGCAAAAGAGAACTGCGCGCTCAACAGTGTAGAAAATATTGCGTTTGTCAGGCTCTCAAGCGAAGAGGTGAGTCAAGCGCTAAGAGCAGAGCGTACTTTTCGTAGACTGGCTCATTTAGACCTTGCAAGTTACGATTTTCAAACAGTCTTTGTAGATCCTCCTCGCTGCGGACTTGATGATGCTACAAGGGCTCTTATAAGAGATTTTGAGGAGATTGTATATATTTCATGTAATCCACAAACACTCTATAGAGATTTAGAAGAGTTACAAAAGAGCCATGAAATAAGAGAACTAGCTCTTTTTGATCAGTTTCCCTACACACCCCATATGGAGTGTGGGGTAAAACTCGTTAGACGTTAAAGCGAAAATGCATTACATCGCCATCTTGGACGATGTAATCTTTTCCTTCAAGGCGCATTTTTCCAGCCTCTTTAGCTCCCTGCTCGCCGCCATATTTGATAAAATCTTCATAGCTGATAACTTCTGCGCGGATGAAACCCTTTTCAAAATCGCCATGAATTACTCCTGCAGCCTGAGGAGCAGTCCAACCCTTTTTAATTGTCCAGCTTCGTACCTCTTTGACGCCAGCAGTAAAGTAGCTTATGAGTCCCAAGCGATTAAAAGCTGTGCGAATAATCTTATCAAGACCGCTTTCTTGCACTCCCATCTCATTTAAAAGCTCTTTAGCCTCTTCATCACTTAAGCCTACAAGCTCCTCTTCAAGTTTTGCACAAAGTTTGATAACATCTGCACCAGTTTTAACTGCATACTCTTTTACTTGCTTTACATACTCATTATCTTCAACCATTCCCTCTTCATCCACATTCGCACCAAATATGACTGGCTTTGCACTGAGGAATCGTAGCTCTTTATTGAGTGTTTCAAATGCTTCGTTTTTATTTGCAAATGTACGCACTGGCTGCAACTCTTCAAGATGTTTTTGCAGCTCTTTTGCTATCTCTAAGAGTGGCACAATTTTTTTATCTGCTTTTGCTTGCTTTTGGAGTCTTTCAATCTTCTTTTCAAGTTGCTGGAGATCTGCAAAAATGAGCTCAGTTTCAATTATTTCAATATCTCTAATTGGATTGACATCCCCTTCTACGTGAGTAATGTTACCATCTTCAAAGCAGCGTACCATATGGAGGATCATATCGGTTTCACGGATATTACTTAAAAACTGATTCCCAAGTCCTTCTCCTTTGCTAGCACCTTTGACAAGTCCTGCAATATCTACAAAATCGATTGTAGAGTGTTGTATGCGCTGGGGATTGACAATTTTTGCTAACTCCTCTAACCTTTGGTCTGGTACAGGTACTACAGCTTTATTTGGCTCAATTGTGCAAAAAGGATAGTTTTGTGCTTCTGCATTCTGCGCTTTTGTCAAAGCATTAAAAGTAGTCGATTTTCCAACATTTGGCAGACCTACAAGTCCGACACTAAGTCCCATTCTTTTCCTTCAAAAATTTTTTGCGATTATAGCATACTCTTGGAATTATTGAGCGGTAGAAGTTTTGTGGTACTAGCTAAATAGAGCGAAACAATTGAAAATTTTAGCAAAGAAAAAGCGCACTTAACCCGTGGGGCAGCGAAGCTGTTTGTATTTAGCTTTTTTTGTAGCGTTAAAAAATTTACACTCTTGTTGAGTCTAATTAGTTAGTATCAGTTTTGCTAGCTCTCAAAAGAGAGCTAGCAAAATGTTATGGGTGTTTTTTATTATAAACAAACTCTTTTTGTAGCCATTTGATAACCATGCGCACACCAGCTCCACTTGCTCCATGAGGATTGTATCCCCACTCTTTTTCTACAAAAGCTGGACCTGCAATATCAAGATGGAGCCACTTGTCTCTTTTATCTTCTTCGATGAATTCACGTAAGAAAAGTGCTGCTGTAATAGCTCCACCATAGCGAGAAGAACTTATATTGCAAATGTCAGCGATATTTGATTTGAGGAGTTTTGGCAAATAGCGATTAAATGGAAGCTCTCCTGCTAGCTCACCACTCGCATCTGCTGCTTTGAGCATACTCTTTTTGAGCTCATTGTTCTCACCCATAACTCCTGTTGTATATTCACCAAGTGCCACTACACATGCACCTGTAAGAGTGGCTATGTCGATGATGTAATCTGGATCAGTTTTTTCCTGTGCATAACATAGGCAATCTGCTAAAACCAATCGTCCCTCTGCATCTGTATTGCGCACCTCAATGGTTTTGCCATTTTTTGCTGTGAGCACATCATCAGGTTTATAAGCATTACCGCCGATCATATTTTCTGCAAGCCCCAAAATTGCATGGATTTCTACTGGAATCCCAAGCTTTTTAGCAGCTAAAACTATTCCAAGAGCTGCGCTTGCTCCACTCTTATCAGATTTCATTGTTACCATATAATCGCTTGGTTTGAGACTCAGACCTCCGCTATCATATGTAAGACCTTTCCCTACGAGTGCTACTTTTGCTTTTGCATTTTTTGGTTTGTACGTAATGTGGACGAGGCGAGGTGAGTGGACACTTGCACGTGCAACTGCCAAAAAAGCTCCCATCTTCTCTTCTTCTAAATCTTTTTCATCTAAAACTTCAATTTCGAGATCTTCTTTTTTTGCTAAATCTTTTGCGAGTTTTGCAAAGGTTTTTGGATAGATCTCGTTTGGTGGAGTATTGACAATATCGCGTACGATATTTGTAGTTTCAGCCACAATTGTAGCCTCTTTTATGCTCTTTTTTGCATTTTCAAGAGTAAATGGTTTATCAGCATACTCTTCATTTGCCAAGATTATCTCTTTGAGACCTTTATCTTCTTTTTTGCTTTTATATCTATCAAAGCTGTAATCACCCAAAATTGCCCCCTCTACAAAAGCTTTGATATTTGTAATAGGACAGTTTTGGATATAGACTCCAGCTTTAGCACTTTTAAACTCTTTGCCTTTGAGTGTTTTGACAGCTTTGCTTACGGCTATGCGAATCTCATCGTGATCGAGCTTTGTACCAACATAGATACGACCCTTTTCTGGCAAAAATGCCACCTCTTCTACTTCACCTTTAAAGCCTATTTTTTCTAAAGCTTCCTTATCTTTGACCCATTTATGATCAAGATTTTTATCAATAACAAAGATTATCTCAATATCAGCCTTAATATCATGTAATTTCTTATCTTGTATCTCTACTTTCATTTTCTCCCCCTTATAAGTTTTTTTTCTGTGACAACATGCAAGTAGTAGTAGATACCTCCTGCTATAATTATAGCGAGTGGTAATGCATAGTACCAGTGATGTTTAGCCCAGTGTACAATTGCCAAAATCTCTTCACCAAAGATATAGGCTGGAATGATTGTCATAGCAGCCCAAACCATTGCACTGATGAAATTAATAAGAGCAAACTTTTTGGCGCTATAGCGTGTAAGACCAATTGCCATAGGAATGATTGTACGCATACCGTAGAGGTAGCGTTGGATAAAGATGACAGGCCACCCATACTTTTTGAGAAGCAAGTGTGCAAGTGCAAATTTTCTGCGCTGTTTTTTCATGAGACTATGGATATAGTGTTTGTTAAATCTACC is a window encoding:
- a CDS encoding glycosyltransferase family 39 protein gives rise to the protein MRENFSSLLLFIIIIQLYRIFVLLNAQIDLYVDEAYYWGWSKELAFGYYSKPPMIAWVIALFTHLCGDTAFCIKLPALIFHPLTAILIFFIAKELFDERIGFWSGVAYITLPAVSMSSMIISTDVVFLFFWALTLYAFIKAIRTDSWLYWLIAAVSAGCGLLSKYTMIIFIVSVFLYLVWDKRFSYHLKNPKLYITMILATLIYLPNLWWNAHHEFITFIHTRNLSGIEHKSHFHPNKLIEFLASQFLVFGPIFFAAFLYALRYIKELKYRLLFAFSLPFLAVISLQAFLSKALANWAAPTYIAATILVVALMIRSKRLLIASIILNILLTLLFYHYHTVAKVFHIELTSHNDPYKRVLGYSVLAKKLEPILKNYPGYKLLFDDRTTMAEMIYYLKPHPFDAAMLNPKHVKASQYHLFNPPKLHQNYIYITKSNNLQAARYFASFKKITTIKIQLYKDYSRTYYIFEARDFKGYR
- the amrB gene encoding AmmeMemoRadiSam system protein B, which produces MVREAAVAGMFYPSECGQIETMIAQFNSILNKALKDSDALQIMPRAIISPHAGYVYSGFTANIAHRVLGNAKPERIVVIGPSHRIYLQGMSGSFYDRFQTPCGDLEIDKVYLEHLASRFDIAFVPQAHQEHSTETQMPFIKHYNPQAEVVEIVYGDQDPVYLAKMCEAILADPSNAIVISTDLSHYYPLKTAEQLDMHCLKGVHDLDIQELHNGCEACGKIGVEAIVIAAKELGLKPRILDYRTSADASGDESQVVGYMSAAFI
- the truA gene encoding tRNA pseudouridine(38-40) synthase TruA, giving the protein MRIKAVLAYDGSRFNGFQIQNHTKNTVMYTITKALHNLGVESKVVGSGRTDSGVHATAQVIHFDLPPYWQDLQKFATAFDKNLAPYVRLRNIERVSENFHARYSAKRRAYRYLISRKPLSPFMAAYAFHANYDKNLVDEALKLFIGRHDFVYFMKTGSDTKSSVRTLFKAKRYEYRDFDVLYFEGDGFLRGQIRLIVDALLKMGQKRMTLSQLQAQIEAKERSSTTLAPPNGLYLCRIIY
- a CDS encoding LptF/LptG family permease; this translates as MRLLSKYLYNHFTDSFWSFFTPLFGIASLIFFIKIVSYTSIIKLDIFDLVRLYIYILPQILFFSIPVVFFAAAVAMLKKLSFEYESIALFSVAISPHTITNTLLKVAFWTSVLLATISLLIIPQAKQMYKGFIYLKEARAQLNLKPSELGHKFGDWYIYVGAKKKNSYKDVSLYHKTDKEEHFIVAKSAKIVHSSDSFALELFDGNTYTLDNNKLKQITFDTMTIYDNSKKRYLIYADPFSYWAIAAKNHQRAFDLTLFLLISLFPLAAIYIAAILGIYNPRFEVKGSFFYALFALLLYFSLSFVLAKKFTILALIFFPLWLLGSFLLFNKVIAKRY
- a CDS encoding A24 family peptidase, with the protein product MEYENFFTVIFATLFGLIFGSFLNVVILRIPQGMSIAFPASHCPKCKNRLKWWHNIPVLSWILLGGKCTYCKSSISIQYPFIELATAFIFAIVFFKEGASLYAADIAITFSLLLALSIIDLRFKAVPDSINLLAALLAIFSSPDTLTNLKNALLVAGAMSMLRFFVSYYVTKKEMVLLEKFKKERPWIGVYYPKFLMIEAMGEGDIIVGFTMGALLGIKLIFVALFLAALIALPVSLYYRYRYKDYALPFIPFLTLGTFLTYIFADSLGAYLDALTL
- a CDS encoding di-trans,poly-cis-decaprenylcistransferase yields the protein MNRARHIAIIMDGNGRWAQQKGLKRIKGHEKGAEVVREITTYCANHPEIEILTLYAFSTENWKRPKMEVEFLMKLLDNWLQKELPTYQRENVRFEVIGDISKFSPKLQERITYTKEQTKNNTKLTQVLALNYGGRDEIIRACKKACASGKEVSEENFEEFFDAKLGDVDMLIRTGGEKRISNFLLWRIAYAELFFTDTYWPDFTAKELENLIDQFKRRQRRFGGI
- the coaBC gene encoding bifunctional phosphopantothenoylcysteine decarboxylase/phosphopantothenate--cysteine ligase CoaBC, translated to MLSNKKILLGVTGSISIYKAVELLRLFVKAGAEVKVVMTPSAKKFISPLTFEAAGSQKVLCEESEDWTNRNNHIHVTQDYDIFVIAPATANTINKLSNGIADNLLTQTALAFDKTKILAPAMNTNMYKNRFTEASFKLLRLNGYKIVEPVTKELACGTMGLGALAPVEDIFFATAKELLTDSFWQDRYAIITGGGTIERIDDVRFISNFSSGKQACALATALYLKGAQVELITTKPCQNLPQGVELYEVESAEEMYEFLQERLKVAKRGIVKKPDLINDLTQPELIQKTPYLFMAAAVSDYKPKYPQRGKLKKEQIGEEWCLELVKNIDILSSIDKEGIKTIGFKAEMDEESALESAQKMLQAKNIDAVCLNLVKGVTKFGSDKNQIVYITKEKIIKSPLKDKLELGLDIAEIVKDLDE
- the glmU gene encoding bifunctional UDP-N-acetylglucosamine diphosphorylase/glucosamine-1-phosphate N-acetyltransferase GlmU is translated as MSLSIVILAAGQGTRMKSNLPKVLHKISGRPMIWHIIKEAKKISNDITVVLYHKADIIQEYLEKEFENLHFVLQDHANYPGTGGALRGISFNGDKVLVLNGDMPLVQASELEKFTRSSADIVMSVIELEDPSGYGRVKICDGSVQEIIEQKDANEEELVICTVNAGVYLFKKEILEKYLPKLSNDNAQKEYYLTDIIALARADGLTIEPLFVSEENFKGVNSKVDLAHAEEIMQDRIKKRWMQEGVIFRLPQTTFVEIDVAFEGECEVENGCVLRGKTHIKESHIKAHSVIEESQISYSTIGPLARIRPGSVIKDTHIGNFVEVKKSHLKGVKAGHLSYLGDSEIDEGTNIGAGTITCNYDGKAKYKTKIGKNVFVGSDTQLVAPVVIEDDVIIAAGTTVTKDVPRGSLAISRTPLKIVKDFYYKFFGKKDAQ
- the trmA gene encoding tRNA (uridine(54)-C5)-methyltransferase TrmA, which codes for MKCEYFGKCGSCKIYPDYEEQLLLKREQFIKLFGIEPRVFASPPEHFRARAEFRIVDGSYAMHRVDSDGLIEIKECPIVLKPIFTLMPQLLISLKQNHSLMHKLYRVDFLSGLSGEILVTLVYHRPIDEDWEEEAKKIAQKFQINIVGRSRGVKRIIGKEYITEELRINNKKYLYHHYEGSFTQPNPYMNQQMIAWVLEMAGNKKRDLLELYCGAGNFTIPLASKFRKILATEVSKTSIKAAKENCALNSVENIAFVRLSSEEVSQALRAERTFRRLAHLDLASYDFQTVFVDPPRCGLDDATRALIRDFEEIVYISCNPQTLYRDLEELQKSHEIRELALFDQFPYTPHMECGVKLVRR